The sequence TATGCTAATGCTGGGGTTGATGCTATAATTTGCACAGATATTGAAAAAGATGGAATGTTAAGTGGCGTAAATGTAGAATTTACAAAAGAGATAGCATTAGCAAGTGGTATAAAAACAATTGCAAGTGGCGGTGTAAAAGATATAAACGATATTGTAGCTTTAAAAAATAGTGGTAAAATTTATGGTGTTATAGTTGGAAAAGCATATTATGAGGGTAAAATTGATTTAAAAGAAGTATTTAAGCTAAGCTAAATTTGTATAAATTTATAGTAAAATTATAAATTAGCTTGATTATATTTACAATTACAAGGTAAAATTTTTATATGAATGATATATTTTTTGAGTTAACCATAAAAAGTAATAATGCTTTAGAGCTATTTAAAGATTTTGTTTTTGAGTTTGGAATAACAGCAATAGAGGAAAAACAAGATAGTTTTATAGTTAGAGATAGTGAAAATTTAGATGGCATTTTATATGCTATAAATGAGTATAAAAAAAGACTTGAAGCTATTTTAGGTTTAGAAATTGATCTAAAAACAGAGCTTATTGATAAGAAAAATATAGATTGGATTAAAAGCTATCAAAAAGCAGTTAAGCCAATAGAGATTGACAGTGTCTACATTCACCCAAGTTGGGAGAGTTCAAAAGAAGGTTTAATAAATATAGTAATAGATCCAGCACTTGCTTTTGGCTCGGGACATCACGAAAGTACTAATATGTGCTTAAAACTTATACAAAATTATAAAAACGGCTATAATACAGCTTTGGATGTTGGTTGTGGCAGTGGAATTTTAAGTATATGCTTGTCAAAATTTGGTTTTAAAGTTGATGCTTGTGATACAGATGAACAAGCCATTTTAGCTACAAAAGAAAATGCTGAAAAAAATAAAACCTCTTTAAATAGAGTTTGGACAGGAAGCATTGCTGATAATGATGAACAATATGACTTAGTGGTTGCTAATATAATAGCAGATGTTATAATTATGCTTCAAAAGGATTTGATTAGAAGTGTAAAAAATGAAGGGACTTTAATTCTTTCAGGAGTTTTGGAAAAATATCTTGAGAGAATTAAAGAAAATTTTAAAGAGTTAAGCCTTATAAAAATTGAGAAAAAAAATGAATGGCTTAGCTTTGTCTTTAAAAAAATATAGGAGAGTATTTTGAATAAAAATCAAAACAAACAAAATAATGGAAATAACAACAATAATAATTTTTTTAATAAAAATCCGATTGTAGTTTTTGCAATTTTTGCAGTTTTAGTTATAGCTATTTTTAGAACTTTTTCTGTTGAAGGAGGCTTGTCTGGTGAAGCTAATCTTTCAAGTGCTACAAAAAATATAGCCTATTCAGAATTAAAAGATTTAATAGTAGCTAATAAAGTATCAAAAGTTTTTATAGGTCAAGCCAATATAAAAGCAAAAGCAAGTGATGGAGCGGTAGTTTATAAAACTAGAAAAGTTGATGATCCAAGACTAGTTGAAAATCTGGAGAGTAAAAAAATTCCTTATTCGGCAATTGATGAGACAAATTTAATGGCTGATATACTTTTTAGCTGGGTACTTCCACTTGTTCTTTTCTTTGGTATATGGATATTTTTAGTTAGCAGAATGCAAAAAAATGCAGGCGGTGGAATTTTAGGAGTTGGTAGCAGTAAAAAACTTGTAAATTCAGAAAAACCAGATGTTAAATTTGATGATGTTGCAGGTGTTGAAGAGGCTAAAGATGAGGTTGTTGAGATAGTTGATTATCTTAAAAATCCTGAAAAATATATGATACTTGGTGCTAAAATTCCAAAAGGAATTTTACTTGTAGGGCCTCCAGGAACAGGTAAAACACTTCTTGCAAAAGCTGTTGCAGGTGAGGCCAGTGTTCCATTTTTTTCAATTTCAGGTTCAAGCTTTATTGAGATGTTTGTTGGTGTTGGTGCAAGTAGAGTTAGAGATTTATTTGAAACAGCTAAAAAAGAGGCACCATCGATTGTTTTTATAGATGAAATTGACGCTATTGGAAAAAGCAGATCAAGTAGCCCTATGGGTGGCAACGACGAAAGAGAGCAAACTCTAAACCAACTTTTAGCTGAAATGGATGGGTTTAGTAGTGATAAATCGCCTGTTATAGTAATGGCAGCAACTAATAGACCTGAAATTTTAGATAAAGCGTTACTTAGACCAGGGCGTTTTGATAGACAAGTTTTAGTTGATAGACCAGATTTTAAAGGTCGTATGGAGATACTTAAAATTCATATGAAAGGTGTTAAATTTGCTGATAATATCAACGTTGAAGAGATAGCAAATCTTACAACAGGATTAGCTGGAGCTGATTTAGAAAATATAGTTAATGAAGCGGCACTTCTTGCAGGCAGAGCTTCTAAAAAAGAGGTTGGACAAAAAGATTTGATAGAGGCTGTTGAAAGAAGTATTGCAGGATTAGAGAAAAAATCTCGCCGAGTCAATCCAAAAGAGAAAAAGATCGTTACATATCATGAATCAGGACACGCACTAATAGCAGAGGTTACAAAAGGGGCTCACAAAGTTACAAAAGTTTCAGTAATCCCAAGAGGATTAGCGGCTTTGGGGTATACTTTAAATACACCCGAAGAGAATAAATTTCTAGCTCAAAAACATGAACTTATAGCCGAAGTTGATGTATTGTTAGCAGGTAGAGCAGCAGAAGAGGTATTTATAAAAGAGATATCAACAGGCGCTAGCAATGATTTAGAAAGAGCAACTGATATTATAAAAGCTATGATATCTATGTATGGTATGAGTGATGTCGCTGGACTTATGGTTTTGGAAAAGCAAACCAACCATTTCTTAGGTGGACAAACTGTTAAAGATTATAGTGATAATATGTCTCAAAAAGTGGACACATATGTAAAAGAATTTTTAGATACAAGATATAAAGATGTTTTAGAAACATTAAAATTATATAGTGGGGCAATTGAAAGTATGGTAAAAGCTCTTTATGAAAAAGAGACAATAGATGGAAAACAGGTTCGTGAAATTATAAGAAATTTTGAAAAAGAAAATGGATTAGAGTCGAGACTTACCCCGGATAAAGATGAAAAAGATGAGGACATAGAAAAGGCAAAAAGCCATATATCAGAAACGCAAGAGTAGCATTCAAGGAGAAGCAGTTGAAGGAAAATAAAAATCCACCACAAATTATGTATATAATACCAAATTTATTTACAGCATCTAGTTGTTTTTTTGGTATTTTAAGTATTGTTGCTTCCATTGGTGGAAACTATGAAAAAGCAGTTATTTATATATTTATATCTCTTTTATTAGATGGGCTTGATGGAAGAGTAGCTAGAATGACAAAA is a genomic window of Campylobacter blaseri containing:
- a CDS encoding 50S ribosomal protein L11 methyltransferase encodes the protein MNDIFFELTIKSNNALELFKDFVFEFGITAIEEKQDSFIVRDSENLDGILYAINEYKKRLEAILGLEIDLKTELIDKKNIDWIKSYQKAVKPIEIDSVYIHPSWESSKEGLINIVIDPALAFGSGHHESTNMCLKLIQNYKNGYNTALDVGCGSGILSICLSKFGFKVDACDTDEQAILATKENAEKNKTSLNRVWTGSIADNDEQYDLVVANIIADVIIMLQKDLIRSVKNEGTLILSGVLEKYLERIKENFKELSLIKIEKKNEWLSFVFKKI
- the ftsH gene encoding ATP-dependent zinc metalloprotease FtsH, which codes for MNKNQNKQNNGNNNNNNFFNKNPIVVFAIFAVLVIAIFRTFSVEGGLSGEANLSSATKNIAYSELKDLIVANKVSKVFIGQANIKAKASDGAVVYKTRKVDDPRLVENLESKKIPYSAIDETNLMADILFSWVLPLVLFFGIWIFLVSRMQKNAGGGILGVGSSKKLVNSEKPDVKFDDVAGVEEAKDEVVEIVDYLKNPEKYMILGAKIPKGILLVGPPGTGKTLLAKAVAGEASVPFFSISGSSFIEMFVGVGASRVRDLFETAKKEAPSIVFIDEIDAIGKSRSSSPMGGNDEREQTLNQLLAEMDGFSSDKSPVIVMAATNRPEILDKALLRPGRFDRQVLVDRPDFKGRMEILKIHMKGVKFADNINVEEIANLTTGLAGADLENIVNEAALLAGRASKKEVGQKDLIEAVERSIAGLEKKSRRVNPKEKKIVTYHESGHALIAEVTKGAHKVTKVSVIPRGLAALGYTLNTPEENKFLAQKHELIAEVDVLLAGRAAEEVFIKEISTGASNDLERATDIIKAMISMYGMSDVAGLMVLEKQTNHFLGGQTVKDYSDNMSQKVDTYVKEFLDTRYKDVLETLKLYSGAIESMVKALYEKETIDGKQVREIIRNFEKENGLESRLTPDKDEKDEDIEKAKSHISETQE